One Aegilops tauschii subsp. strangulata cultivar AL8/78 chromosome 7, Aet v6.0, whole genome shotgun sequence genomic window carries:
- the LOC109740281 gene encoding 3'-5' exonuclease-like → MADAPLYKQRRRYTRELHDVDLHGNHKLHGVCTSKGEDVDKMLSTLRRKLGGMPVKLVGVDVEYTHYVKPQRAAVLQLCVEKECLVYHISAAKDRPMELDKFLMNGEYTFVEFAIEGDKSKLKLSGLEINSDNYIDIQLEWRDPYNKKKFDSLADVAGTMIDIHYHDMKKKINHKVDHTLWGFCPLPEKLIKYAAIDAFATYESWRIIYDVIMGLDRAKRDKEAK, encoded by the exons ATGGCGGATGCACCTCTTTACAAGCAGCGCCGCAGGTACACCAGGGAGCTCCACGACGTCGACCTCCACGGCAACCACAAGCTCCACGGTGTTTGCACAAGCAAGGGTGAAGACGTGGACAAGATGCTGTCCACGCTCAGGAGGAAGCTCGGTGGAATGCCCGTCAAACTAGTCGGCGTTGATGTCGAGTACACGCACTACGTCAAGCCACAGCGGGCAGCAGTGCTACAGCTATGCGTAGAAAAAGAATGCCTTGTCTACCACATCTCTGCAGCTAAAGACAG GCCAATGgaactagacaaattcctcatgaATGGTGAGTACACCTTCGTCGAATTCGCCATTGAAGGAGACAAAAGCAAGCTGAAGCTATCTGGTTTGGAGATCAACTCCGACAACTACATTGATATTCAGCTGGAATGGAGAGACCCATACAATAAAAAGAAGTTTGACTCTTTGGCTGATGTTGCCGGCACGATGATAGACATTCACTATCATgacatgaagaaaaaaattaacCACAAGGTGGACCATACTCTGTGGGGATTTTGCCCACTGCCAGAAAAGCTTATCAAGTATGCAGCAATAGATGCATTCGCAACATATGAGTCATGGAGAATCATCTACGATGTCATCATGGGACTGGACAGGGCAAaaagagacaaagaagcaaagtag